A window of the Dyadobacter pollutisoli genome harbors these coding sequences:
- a CDS encoding ATP-binding protein has product MMETKSFPGVVDSLDPLRDYIGELAQKAGLVKKATYSLTLAIDEIATNIILYGYQRAGIEADFNVLSEITEHELIIILEDQGAAFDPLAREMPDSEYLSMPLEDRDIGGLGIFLTVNGVDDFSYEYADGKNRNKFIMKIAGT; this is encoded by the coding sequence ATGATGGAAACGAAAAGTTTTCCCGGGGTTGTTGACTCTCTGGATCCCCTGCGGGATTACATTGGTGAACTTGCTCAAAAGGCTGGACTGGTCAAAAAGGCCACGTACAGCCTCACGCTGGCCATTGATGAAATTGCTACCAACATCATTTTATACGGTTATCAGAGGGCGGGGATCGAAGCGGATTTCAATGTATTGAGTGAGATCACTGAACATGAGCTCATCATTATCCTGGAAGATCAGGGAGCTGCTTTTGACCCGTTGGCGAGAGAAATGCCCGATTCAGAATACCTGTCAATGCCTTTGGAAGACAGGGATATTGGCGGGCTGGGTATTTTTCTGACCGTCAACGGTGTCGATGACTTTTCCTATGAATATGCCGATGGCAAAAACCGTAACAAGTTTATCATGAAAATCGCCGGGACCTGA
- a CDS encoding nSTAND1 domain-containing NTPase, whose protein sequence is MVDKSTLANPFPGLRSYEYEDHALFFGRDSHIRALKNKLLESRFLALIGSSGSGKSSLIKAGLIPSLEVSAGHDDWSVVLFKPGAYPVKNLLTALKTRLRKDKGISAGVDLMSSEWSEDTIMNTVKELISAFGRSKLLLVIDQFEEIFRYDLDGGAQKEARSEASIFIQIILNHINQPGEQSYAAITMRSDYLDHCTEFKGLTEAINRGYYLLPKMTMEEVREVITKPVEVSGAKISTDLVDTLLDEITANPDSLPILQHALLRTWGKWAEIPANPEMITLAEYEAIGTMKNSINIHAEELFIQNLDDRRKIAAEKLFKTLIVSGASDTPVLHPITLAEIVKITGIPDYQLLDVIQVFRARGVSFLSPNSNIRLNNDSVIDVTVEKILVLWTRLSRWIKEELDSAKLYKQLSATAQVYQDGRAGLWVNPELQLGLKWQKDNQPTKEWAKRYDPYFERAINFLDYSRKQHEFDLQSQEEKQQKALRQSRYFAILGVGIGMVATVAVLYLTLLQAETRQALRESDTKEQAAQTERKRAEEQSKEATVQSKIAEQQQEIAEQQRLLTDEQRRIAVQQKAIAEKKTDEAILAKQSANLSAEIAGKALLETQEQKEIVENEKKEVLRQKVKVDTLIVVANKQREKADAATEKEKKLRLLAVARSIAIQSYQMPDSKDDISALLAIQAYKFNDKDSPDIFNALSKVADSKTVMRGHSDVVRAVTINAAHTKLASGSDDGTLKIWNLNDLTLRPESYGLPKGIRQDLRSVLFSQDDKSVIAGSDMGYIFKWKDETGNASPDVIRAHKTSIHSLLNIKNILISVSSDGAIRTWKMTDRSLDSVQHIKAAFPILCAKVSPDNKVLMCGSTNGKVLSFDLDNLKKAPTVYTFLQFGTQVSSLAFSPDGAKLITSNNYGSLHAWTLADNALTGAVNTVTGRHTSPVNSIIFSPNGKLMATCSYDGSVHIWNYKDILLQQQPIVIRDYDNWVMGLCFTADSNRLISCGADKSVRIWDINTDQLYAKIFKTVKRNFTTDEWNTYIGKDIDYQKILPTE, encoded by the coding sequence ATGGTCGATAAATCTACACTAGCTAATCCTTTTCCGGGCCTGAGAAGTTATGAGTATGAAGATCATGCACTGTTCTTCGGAAGGGATTCGCATATTCGTGCGCTAAAAAACAAACTTCTGGAAAGTCGCTTTCTGGCACTGATCGGTTCGTCGGGAAGTGGAAAGTCGTCGCTGATCAAAGCCGGCCTGATACCTTCGCTCGAAGTATCGGCAGGGCATGATGATTGGAGCGTTGTTCTTTTCAAACCGGGAGCATATCCGGTGAAAAATTTGCTAACAGCGTTAAAAACCAGGCTTAGGAAGGATAAAGGCATATCAGCCGGTGTAGACCTGATGAGTTCCGAATGGTCTGAGGATACGATTATGAATACAGTGAAGGAGCTTATTTCTGCTTTCGGCAGGAGTAAGCTCTTACTTGTTATAGATCAGTTTGAAGAGATATTTCGCTATGATCTGGATGGCGGAGCTCAAAAGGAAGCAAGAAGCGAAGCCTCAATTTTTATCCAGATCATATTAAACCACATTAACCAACCGGGAGAACAATCGTACGCTGCCATTACCATGCGTTCGGATTATCTGGACCATTGTACTGAATTCAAGGGCCTTACCGAGGCGATCAACCGAGGATATTACCTGTTGCCAAAAATGACAATGGAGGAAGTGCGGGAGGTGATCACCAAACCCGTAGAGGTATCAGGAGCAAAGATTTCTACTGATCTGGTGGATACGCTGCTGGATGAAATCACTGCCAATCCCGATTCGCTTCCTATTCTTCAGCACGCCCTGCTGCGTACCTGGGGCAAATGGGCGGAGATACCGGCGAACCCGGAAATGATCACGCTAGCCGAATATGAGGCTATTGGTACCATGAAAAACTCCATTAACATTCATGCCGAGGAGCTTTTTATTCAAAATCTGGACGACAGAAGGAAGATAGCGGCAGAAAAATTATTCAAGACATTAATCGTATCCGGTGCCAGCGACACGCCGGTGTTGCATCCGATCACACTGGCGGAAATTGTAAAAATTACCGGCATTCCCGACTACCAGCTACTGGATGTTATTCAGGTTTTCAGGGCAAGGGGTGTTTCGTTTCTGAGTCCGAATTCCAATATCCGCCTGAACAATGATTCGGTGATAGATGTGACGGTTGAAAAAATCCTGGTACTGTGGACACGGCTCAGCCGCTGGATCAAGGAAGAACTTGACTCGGCGAAGTTGTACAAACAGCTCAGCGCTACTGCACAGGTCTATCAGGATGGACGGGCCGGCCTTTGGGTGAACCCGGAGTTACAGCTCGGATTGAAATGGCAAAAGGACAACCAGCCAACCAAAGAATGGGCGAAGAGATACGATCCGTATTTTGAAAGAGCAATCAACTTTCTTGATTACAGCCGAAAACAACATGAATTTGATCTGCAAAGCCAGGAGGAAAAGCAACAGAAAGCTTTAAGACAAAGTCGTTATTTCGCGATTTTAGGTGTGGGTATCGGTATGGTCGCGACCGTTGCCGTATTGTATCTGACATTACTTCAGGCGGAAACCCGACAGGCGCTGAGAGAGTCCGATACGAAGGAACAGGCGGCGCAAACTGAGCGTAAACGCGCCGAGGAGCAGTCGAAAGAAGCAACGGTACAAAGCAAGATCGCAGAACAGCAGCAGGAAATTGCCGAGCAACAGCGATTGCTAACCGATGAACAAAGACGAATTGCAGTACAACAAAAGGCCATAGCAGAGAAGAAAACGGATGAGGCGATCCTGGCCAAACAGTCGGCTAACCTGAGTGCGGAAATCGCCGGGAAGGCATTGCTGGAAACACAGGAACAAAAGGAAATTGTCGAAAACGAGAAAAAGGAAGTGCTTCGGCAGAAAGTGAAAGTGGATACGCTGATCGTGGTAGCTAACAAGCAGCGCGAAAAAGCCGACGCTGCAACCGAAAAGGAAAAGAAACTCAGGCTGTTGGCAGTGGCCCGATCCATTGCTATTCAGTCGTATCAAATGCCTGATAGCAAGGATGATATATCAGCTTTGCTCGCCATTCAGGCTTATAAGTTTAATGATAAGGATTCTCCGGACATCTTTAACGCATTGTCGAAAGTAGCAGACTCTAAAACAGTTATGAGGGGGCACAGCGACGTGGTTCGCGCGGTGACGATCAATGCGGCACACACCAAGCTGGCTTCCGGCAGTGATGATGGTACATTGAAGATCTGGAACCTCAATGACCTGACGCTACGTCCGGAAAGTTACGGGCTTCCGAAAGGCATACGGCAGGACCTGCGCTCGGTTTTATTCAGTCAGGACGATAAGAGTGTGATTGCCGGCAGTGATATGGGTTATATTTTTAAATGGAAAGATGAAACGGGCAATGCATCACCGGACGTGATCCGTGCTCACAAAACCTCCATTCATTCACTACTCAACATTAAAAATATATTGATTTCGGTCAGTTCGGACGGGGCTATCCGTACCTGGAAAATGACGGACCGTTCACTGGATTCGGTACAACATATCAAAGCGGCCTTCCCGATTTTATGCGCCAAAGTTAGTCCTGATAACAAGGTACTCATGTGCGGTTCGACGAACGGAAAGGTATTGTCTTTCGATCTTGATAACCTGAAAAAGGCCCCAACGGTTTACACTTTTCTTCAATTTGGCACTCAGGTTTCGTCGCTGGCATTCAGTCCGGATGGTGCGAAACTTATCACAAGCAATAATTACGGCTCGCTGCACGCGTGGACATTAGCCGACAATGCATTGACGGGAGCAGTTAATACAGTTACCGGACGACATACTTCACCCGTAAACAGCATTATTTTCTCACCCAACGGGAAGCTGATGGCAACGTGCAGTTACGACGGCTCTGTTCACATTTGGAATTATAAAGACATTCTGTTGCAACAGCAGCCCATTGTCATCCGCGATTACGATAACTGGGTAATGGGGCTGTGCTTTACGGCCGACAGCAACCGACTCATTTCCTGCGGTGCCGACAAGTCCGTCAGGATTTGGGACATTAATACGGACCAGCTTTATGCCAAGATTTTTAAAACAGTAAAAAGGAATTTCACAACCGATGAATGGAATACCTATATCGGTAAAGACATTGATTATCAGAAGATTTTGCCAACAGAATAA